The Meleagris gallopavo isolate NT-WF06-2002-E0010 breed Aviagen turkey brand Nicholas breeding stock unplaced genomic scaffold, Turkey_5.1 ChrUn_random_7180001874342, whole genome shotgun sequence genome includes a region encoding these proteins:
- the MRPS18B gene encoding 28S ribosomal protein S18b, mitochondrial: protein MGRTGREFGGSWENWEGIWREWKGTGRTGKEFEGDWEGIWGHWDGFYGRASHHFPPPKRKGKRVGNPCPICRDQNLHVDFRNVKLLEQFVCPHSGSIFHPTHTGVCMKQHKLLLKAIAQAQDHGLLWLRVPFVPTPSDDYLTQHSAVGKTPPGPQLREGRVWYPWYEWQQPPAAAIARLRRIYKDYLKEEEAGGGAAVALGEGQKAESEMGVEGQKGGVEGQKGGTEG from the exons ATGGGGAGGACTGGGAGGGAATTTGGAGGGAGCTGGGAGAACTGGGAAGGAATTTGGAGGGAGTGGAAAGgaactgggaggactgggaaGGAATTTGAGGGGGACTGGGAAGGAATTTGGGGGCACTGGGACGGGTTTTATGGGAGAGCTTCACATCATTTTCCCCCCCCAAAGCGTAAGGGGAAGCGTGTGGGGAACCCCTGCCCCATCTGCCGTGACCAAAACCTGCACGTGGACTTCAGG AACGTGAAGCTCCTGGAGCAGTTTGTGTGCCCCCATTCCGGCTCCATCTTCCATCCCACGCACACAG GTGTCTGCATGAAACAACACAAACTGCTGCTGAAGGCCATCGCTCAGGCACAGGACCATG GGCTGCTATGGCTGCGGGTGCCCTTCGTTCCTACGCCATCAGACGATTACCTCACGCAGCATTCTGCCGTCGGAAAGACTCCTCCAGGCCCACAGCTGAGGGAAGGCCGTGTGTGGTATCCGTGGTACGAATGGCAGCAGCCGCCCGCAGCCGCCATCGCTCGCCTCAGGCGTATCTATAAGGATTACCTCAAGGAGGAGGAGGCGGGGGGGGGAGCGGCTGTGGCCCTGGGTGAGGGGCAAAAAGCAGAGTCTGAAATGGGGGTGGAAGGGCAGAAGGGAGGAGTAGAGGGGCAAAAAGGGGGAACGGAGGGGTGA